One part of the Nymphaea colorata isolate Beijing-Zhang1983 chromosome 8, ASM883128v2, whole genome shotgun sequence genome encodes these proteins:
- the LOC126410316 gene encoding uncharacterized protein LOC126410316, with the protein MEMSHLASKLQALGLRLPEDFIVHMVLLSLPPQFGQFKVSYNCQKEKWTLNELISHCVEEEERLKHDRIESAHLATTPKSKKRKTAKEIAVDHASIKKQKKHKEGKSSCFFCKDEGHMKKDCTKYHAWREKKGLPKLSDAN; encoded by the exons atggaaatgtctcatcttgcttcaaaattacaggcactaggtctgaggttacctgaagactttatagtgcatatggttcttctttctcttccaccacagtttggacaatttaaagttagttataactgtcagaaggagaaatggactcttaatgagcttatttcgcactgtgtggaagaagaggagagattgaagcatgataggatagaaagtgctcacttggctactacgcctaaaagtaagaaaagaaagacggCTAAAGAAATTGCAGTTGATCACGCatccatcaagaaacaaaagaagcataaggaaggcaaatcaagctgcttcttttgcaaggatgaaggtcatatgaagaaggattgtactaagtatcacgcatggcgtgaaaagaaag ggctgcctaaattgtcggacgccaattga